TAGGTGCGGCTCGTGGTCGCCAAGATCCGTGAGTTGGCCATGGCCGCTCCAGGCAAGGCGTTGGACATGACAGAGCTCCTGGGCGGGTATGCCAGCGACTTTGTGTGCCGTGCGGTCCTCGGAGAGTCCCACAGGAAGCATGGCCGGAACGAGCTTTTCCGCGAGCTCACCGAGATCAGCGCCTCCCTGCTGGGGGGATTCAACCTGGAGGACTACTTCCCGAGGTTGGCAAACCTGGATGTGTTCCTCAGGGTGGTTTGCTCCAAGGCAATGGGAGTCAGCAAAAGGTGGGACAACCTGTTTAACGAGCTCATCGCCGAATATGAACACGGCAAGGAAGATAACGCGGAGGACTTCGTACATcttttgctttctctgaagaaagagTACGGTCTCTCCACGGATAACGTCAAGGCCATCTTGGTGGTAATTAACTCAACCTATCATTTGAAGTTGCCATGCATGTTGCATAATACTCCATGATTGATAAACAGTACTAAGATTTGTGTGATCTTGTAACAGAACATGTTTGAGGCAGCTATAGAAACATCATTCCTGGTGCTGGAATACTCCATGGCCGAGCTCATCAACAACAGGCACGTCATGGCCAAAGTGCAAAAGGAGGTAAGGGAGTCCACACCCCACGGCGAAAAGCTGGACCTGATAATGGAGGAGGACCTCAGCCGCATGCCGTACCTCAAGGCGACCATCAAGGAGGCGATGCGCATACACCCGCCGGCGCCCTTCCTGCTCCCACACTTCTCCACCAATGACTGCGAGATCAACGGATACACGATTCCCGCGGGAACACGGGTCATTGTGAACGCTTGGGCTCTTGCCAGAGACCCGTCGCACTGGGAGAGAGCGGAGGAGTTCTACCCGGAGAGGTTTCTCCAAGAAGGCCGTGATGCAGAGGTCGACATGTATGGTAAGGATATCCGCTTTGTGCCGTTTGGGGCCGGGCGGCGGATCTGCGCGGGTGCTACTTTCGCGATCGCTACTGTTGAGGTAATGCTGGCAAACCTCATATACCATTTCGACTGGAAGCTTCCCAGTGATATGGAGGCCATTGGCGCAAAGGTTGATATGTCCGATCAGTTTGGGATGACGCTTCGCCGAACGGAGAGGCTTCACCTTGTTCCTAAAATTTACAAATAAGTACCACCGTAGGTTTGTGTTTGTATCAGCTGATACTGTCAGCTACCATCGCATGGTCTGTTAGTTGAGTGCCTATTACTATGTCACCTTAATGTAGTCGTGTTGCATGCTTAATAGCTCCGGGAGTTTGTTGCACACGAGATGGACCTGTCGGATCCTCAATAAATGTAACAGCAAATGATGAATAAAAGTATGGTTCTATGGTATCAGTAGATCAAAGATCATGGGTTCTCGCCTGACCTTACTCTGCAGTTTGGATGCTGATGTGCAGCCATATAAACACTCGTGTCCCAAGGTTCGAAAACCTCTTCTCTTGGAATTTCATCATTGCTGACCCACCTCAAGTCGCTGGCGTTAGAGATAATATCGTCATCGTCCTCCCACTGGTATTTTCCTAAGGGACTTAATATTATCCCCATGTTCATGGCTGAACCAGAAGACATAACTTGTTGAAAAATCAACATTCCAACCACAAAGGAATTTAATAAGATATCTCTCTACAAAATGAGGGGGAAACATAACAATTACTGAACATTCTACTTGTCTTTGGAGAGTTCTTTATACATGAAAAGTCATAAGTGAAATGGATTTTCAAGGGAAAATGCATGTATGTGTGTGCCCACATGTGTAGCTAATGTTCATTCTCTCTTACCttatttcacactattttcaagaAAGGGTGAGAGCTCTACTACTTTAGTTACATCAACTAGTAGCAATATTGCACTATTACATCAACTAGTAGCAATTTTGCAATATTCACTACTCTTGTGAAATTTCATATTGGTCCTCATCATCATGGGTGGCTACAAGAGAGTATATGTGCAATCTTTTTTACCCTTACAAACGAGAAGAGTTCAAGAAATATTGgacccttagatgtcttcatatatAAAATTGTAGATCTCACTGTGAGCTATGATTTTCGTATAAAATTGACTCACTTCTCCAGAAGGCATCAAAGGTGACCTCATACCTTAGTGACAAATTTGCGAGTCATGTGACTGCCATACAATGGTGTGCATAGGTACAAGCTAGAGCAGAAGAAGGTGAATGTTGTGAACCATCTGTGACTAAGGCATTAGGTGTAGTTTCTTAGCATTACATATGGATGCAATTTTCTTGTTAATTATTCCAGTTAGTTGGCAATGGACAATAGTCATATTTGATCAATGACTTCTGGCCATTCATAAGAGCCTCTTCATCGAGTGGACCGTCTGTTAGCCCAAGGTCCACAATCTCCATCATAAATCACGAGACCTCTCTTCGTTTCTCACTTGTTTCCTCGATTCAGCTCTTCAGTTTCCACAAAAAGCCATCTCCTCCATCTCCTCGAGCTCCATGGTCGTACCATCTTTGCCTTCATCACCataacctctctcactctctcgttTCCATCCCTTGCCCACCTTTGCGACCATTGGGAGTAACTAGAAATTGAGTTGAAGTTCACCAATTACTCAAgccatcgccatggatgaggaCTTGGAACCCGCCTTGCGAAATATTAGTACATAGTTGTTGGGGCACTAGACAACTGCAATGCAATCAAAATACTCGAAAGAGTGTTTATTTCACACTGGCCGACGTATTATGACACCAGAGTCTAATAGAGTAAGAGGTGTACAATAATTAACAAATAAAAACATATTGTGTAGTGTTTTTGAGGCAAATTATGGCTTGGCTATACTAGCACTTCAAATAAGTGGTCTTCTATTATTGTAATTACCTACCATCAGTACTAAAAAATCTCAAAGTTATTCTAATAACAAAAATAAACTGATAATTAGGAGATAACATACACTTCGCGTGCAACAATTAATTACATATGTGATGATAAAACAAATCAACCCGCATTTTGCATGGGTCTAGTTTTATAAATTATTGAGCAGTCCCACTATTGTATTAGTACATGCAATCATATATCTATTACCCTTATTTTAATTTTCAAATTCCTTATGCACATTTTGCATGTCTATTTGTAACATTCTGGTCTATACAAAACGTTCTACGTTTGTGTTTGCCCATGTATGGTTTTAAATATTTCTACGACCTGTTGATCCATACTCTTGAATATTTGGTACCGGTAACATGAATCTTCTCTGGAGTAATCACGCGACAAGAAGATGCATAACATAAATAATGATACAATTGCTGTAATACATCTTGATAATCACCCTCGTCTATCATGACATTGATGGAACATGAATTTTTTCATTCATACAAGCACACAAAGACTGTAAAACTTCAAAACAAACAGATATTTCCTCTGGTGCCATTCAAACTGAGAGCCTCCCTAAGGTGACAAGTTTAAACGGACGATTTGTTGCGTGAAACTTTTTGCAGTTATCACACAGCGATGCTATTGTTAAAAATGCATGTGAGAATGATCTCTTAATTTTAACTACTTCCACAGATACCCTTTGTGTAGCCGTGTTTAAGGTGAGTCATATTTTCCATATTTAAATGGAATACTAAATATCTTGATGCCTTTGCATAAATACATGCAAACACATATATGGAAAAATATATTTCATAAGTACCAAGGCGCATGAACCCATTGTTAGTGCATATGTTAATTTCATGTGTCATGAATTGAATAAATAAGAGCGTAAAATTAACTTGTACATAATTTACACAAGCCACTATGAAGTCGGTCCCTAGCGTAAAAAGTAAAGTGCCATAAAATTAACACGCCAGATCTGCTCAGCTCAGCAAAGGTCGATGCATCCAGCTATGTATTGGATGATGATTGCCCTAACACCACACGCTCCAAAATTAAAGAGAAAGGCGCAAGCAACAATCTTGCCTGGTCCATCCACACACACATGCATTACACATGTCCAAATCACACAGTTGTTGTACTATTATCTTACCCATCCACGCGCAAATCCTGTTACCAGTACATGCATCATATATGTAACAAACCACAGTTGAAAGCATGTGAGTAGGGTCAATCAACATGCATGGTCATCAATCAACATGTTCGATGCGATCCAGTAGTACACAGAGATTCCCACGCGGTGCACGCCCATTTTGTTCTCGATGCGATCCAGTAGTACAGAGAGATTCCCACGCGGTGCACGCCCATTTTGTTCTGTAATATCACCTTGCAAGGCAGTGACAAATCTTAGCAAACCGCCAAGCGTTGCTGTTATGTGCCCCATCCACACACATGCATAGTAATCAGTGGCAGCAGGTCTTTTGCCCAATCAATCCACAGATACTCCTGTTTGTCCACGGATCTCAGATGTTGCATTATTGAACGCCTGTGAGCTTGCTAGGGTACGTCCATGGGAATATGGCATATTATTTCCCATCATGCACTGTTTGTTGAGGAACTGACCATGGCATATTGCAAGCATGTATTTCCTCCTCATTGCCCAAATGAGCGAGTTTTTACCAACATTTTTGTCCTTGTACTTTTTTTTCCTGGTGGTGTTTTTTGGGGTAATGTTATAAATCATACAACTATGACTAACCTAGACGATGAAGAAAGAAACTTGTGCTCAGCTATAGAGGCTAACTCCTCGGTACAGTGATGCAACTCCTCGGTACTCGATCCATATGGGCTGTTGTCTAATCTAATATCTCTAAGCCGCCTATATGCCTATATGGTGTGGTACAAACCACACTGTATGCTCTTACATATGACTAGAAAATAAGAGTCCATTTTTGTGGTGTGAGGTGACATGGGCCAACCTcatcaaagcaccacaaaataaagAAGGGAGCAGTAAATTGATTtatttttggctgtgtgcatcctaattatgcaaaggttgggtgttactcataatgttttgtatttgcttgatgctacattttgagataataaagGCGCCCTTTATAAAAAGAAGGAAATTAATTTATCTACGCTATGATTTAAAGACTACGGGCCACAATGCATTGCAGTCAATCCCTAGTCTAAAACATACAGTACCCTAAACTCAACATATTGTCTATGTATCTAGCTGCATGGATACCCTGACACCAGATATATATATACTCAAAATTCAAACAGAAACTGAAGAGAAAGGTGTGCATCCACGTGGGCACAAGCGCCAAGATCCAACAAGGCCCAATAATGAACTCATGTATGAAAATCATATAAGAGGCTAAAAGACAATGGGGCCACGCCACAGATCTTGTCCGTATGGAACTTGTCGTGCATGATTAATACCACTGATGGCATATTTTGGGCACCATATTCGTCAGGGGCCACTGTTGGCAAATCTAAGCACATGCATAT
Above is a window of Triticum dicoccoides isolate Atlit2015 ecotype Zavitan chromosome 5B, WEW_v2.0, whole genome shotgun sequence DNA encoding:
- the LOC119307017 gene encoding 3-hydroxyindolin-2-one monooxygenase-like — protein: MALEAAYHYLQRAFGHGTSTEALLLTVLLLLIIRLAWVRAFATTTASTKCKQQLPPTPPGKLPIIGHLHLIGSHPHVSFRDLAAKHGRDGLMLVHVGAVPTVVVSTPQAAEAVLRTHDHVFASRPRNPVADIIRYNSTDIAFAPYGDYWRRARKVVNTHLLSVKMVYSKRHDREEEVRLVVAKIRELAMAAPGKALDMTELLGGYASDFVCRAVLGESHRKHGRNELFRELTEISASLLGGFNLEDYFPRLANLDVFLRVVCSKAMGVSKRWDNLFNELIAEYEHGKEDNAEDFVHLLLSLKKEYGLSTDNVKAILVNMFEAAIETSFLVLEYSMAELINNRHVMAKVQKEVRESTPHGEKLDLIMEEDLSRMPYLKATIKEAMRIHPPAPFLLPHFSTNDCEINGYTIPAGTRVIVNAWALARDPSHWERAEEFYPERFLQEGRDAEVDMYGKDIRFVPFGAGRRICAGATFAIATVEVMLANLIYHFDWKLPSDMEAIGAKVDMSDQFGMTLRRTERLHLVPKIYK